GCTCACTTAGACGTCGAGCAGCGCGTGCTCGCGACGCGGGCGATCCGCAGACACGCCGAGCGGACCGACGCGACCGTGCTCGTCATCGACCACGACATCTACATGATCGATCTGCTCGCGGATCGTCTCCTGGTGTTCGAGGGCGAACCCGCCGAACGCGGGCGGGCGAGCCAGCCACAGGAGATGCGCGAGGGGATGAACGCCTTCCTCTCGGAGCTCGACGTCACGTTCCGCCGCGACGAGCGGACGAGCAGGCCGCGGATCAACAAGCCCGACAGTCAGCTCGACCGCGAGCAGAAACGACAGGGCGAGTACTACTACGCGCCGTAGTCTCCCCTTCGTCCGAGCCTCGCGCGTGCAACGCTTTTCGGCACCCGGAGTCTCCTGCGGATATGACCGACGACGAAGGGCGGGAACGGGAGCCGGACGGAGACGGCTCGGGTCTGCGCGAGACGCTTGAGGGGTGGTTCGTGACCGGCGCGGTGCTCTTCATCCCGCTGGTGGTCACGCTGATCGTCCTCCAGTTCGCACTGGATTTCATTTCCTCGGTCCTCGTTCCGGTCGTCCGGGTCGTGAACTACCTCCTCCCGTTTTCGGTCCCGAACCCGGTGATCGAACTGGGGAGCGTGCTCGCGTTCCTCCTCGTCCTGCTCGTCACGGGCGCGATCGCACGCGGCACGGCCGATCACGTCTCGAAGGAGTGGTTCGACGGGCTCATCGAGTCGATCCCCCTGCTCGGAGCGGTCTACCGGGGCTTTCGCCAGATGAGCGAGATCCTCCTCTCGGACGACTCCGACAGCTTCGAGGAGGTGAAGCTGATCGAAGTCCCCCACGAGGAGACGTATCGCCTCGGCTTCCTGACCGCGGAGACGCCGCCGGAGATCGAGGAGGCGGCCGGCCACGAGGAGATGTGTACGGTCTTCCTGCCGAACCCGCCGAACCCGAGCGGCGGGTCGCTGCTCTTCGTCCCCACGGATCGGGTTCTTGACGTGGACATGACCGTCGAAGAAGGGCTCCAGACGATCGTCACTACCGGCGTCGCGACGGCTCCCGAGGAGTGAGCGACTCCCGACCGCCGGGTTCGGTGTTCCTTCTCGACTCTCGTGACCCGTGCGACCGTTCTCTCAGCCGTTTCCTTCGGACGCCTCTCCGTTCTCGTCCGAGCCGTCGCCGAACAGATCGAGGGTCTCGGTCATCGCCCACGGCAGTACGATCATCGCTCCGGTGACGCCGAGAAAGCCCGTGACGAGCAGCCCCGTCGGCGGGTCGTCGTGCGAGCCGGTCGCGAGGAGGACGAACGAGCCGATTCCCAGCCCGGCCATCCCGAGGCCGAGGACGAGGTCAGACCACCGGGTTCAGGACTCCTCGAGTGCGGGTTCGAGATCCGCGAGCCACCAGTCTGAACCCTCTCCATCAGCGTCGGTAGACGGTCGCTCCGGCCCCAGTACGACGTTCAGCGCGGATGGGCCGCCGGCGACGAGCAGCACCCCGACGCCGACCGCGACGAGCGCCACCAGTCCGGCCAGCGGCACCCCCCGGGTCTGAGTCAGCAGGAACGCCGTCACGAACGCGAGGACCGACAACCCCGCACAGATCCCCCGGACGGTGGCGATGAACGACGCTCGCATCGGCGCGCCCTACTGACTGATAGTTTATATGTCTGTCGACCCGACGGTCCGTCACTCCCCAGTCAGCCGCACCAGCACGTCGTCGCGGTCGGTCGGGAACGGGTCGTCCTCGTCCGTCCTCCCGTCCCGGTTCGACGTGATCGCGTAGAGCTCGCCCTCCGGCCCCGCTTCGACGTGGCGGATCCGCCCGAGTGCGCCCGCGAGGGCGCTGTACGACGCCGCGGTGTATCCCTCGTAGTACCACTCCTCGTCGTAGCGAGTCGCGTCCTCGCCCTCGATTTCGGGCGGATCGTCGCTCTCCGCCACCGCCACGACGTTGAGTCGCTGCGAGCGGAGCCCCGCGACAAGCAGCTTGCCCTCCCACTCGGGGATCGCGCTTTCGCCGTAGTAACAGAGCCCGGACGGCGCCCACGTCGTCCGCGGACCGGTGTTCACGAGCGGCGGGACCACACCCTCGAACTCGTCGTATGGACCTTCCTGCTCGTCCCCCGGCGGGCCGCGGGCGTCGGGCCAGCCGTAGTCACCACCCGGTATCAGAACGTTCACCTCGTCCCGCGCTCCCGGTCCGTGTTCGGCGATCACCGGGGTGCCGTCGGGAAGCCAGTCGATCCCCTGCGGGTTCCGGTGACCGAGCGTGTAGACCCGCGGATCGGCACCGGAACCGAGGTCCGGGTTCCCCTCCGCGGGTCCGCCTTCGGCCGTCACTCTCAGTACTTTCCCCGCGAGCGAGGCCGGGTCCCGCGTCTCGTCCAGCCGTTCGGCGTCGCCCGTACAGATCCAGAGGCGATCGTCCGGTCCGAACGCGATCCGCCCGCCGTTGTGTGTCGTCTCCGCGGGGATCCCGTCGACGATCACCTCGCGACTCCCCTCGACGTCCTCGGCGTCGACGTCGAAGCGGACCACCCGGTTCACTCCTTCCTCCGAGGTGTAGTAGACGTAGACGAACGCCGGCTCCGGATACCTCGGATCGGCTGCTACCCCTAGCGTCCCACCCTCGCCACCCTCGACCCACCACGGCGCATCTTCCGCACCGGGATCGAGCGCCTCCGCGTCGATGGCGTCGTCGGGTTCGGCGAGCGCCGAGAGTTCGTCGCCGTCGAGCCTGAGGACCCGGCCCGTCCGCTCGGTCAGGAAGAGCTCGCCGGTCGACACGGCCGTTACGTCCCATGGGATCTCGAGGTTCCGGACGAGCACGTCGAAGGAGGCGTCGTCCCCGGCGTCGTCACCGGGCACATTCGCGGAGGGAACCCCGTCGAGACAGCCGGAGAGCGCGACACTCGACGCGCCGAGGCCGAGGAGGAGCCCCCGGCGCGTCCGGGAGGGGTGCATGGACCGAGGTTCGTCCGAACGGCCGAAAACGTGTCGGGTAGCTCGATCGGACGAGGCGATCGCGATCGACCGTGTTCGGATCGGTCCCCGACCGCCGTTCGGCGCGCTTTTGCGCTTCGACGGACTGACACTCACACGTGTCCGAACCACGAGTGTCCCGTCGGACGGTCCTGGCCTCCGGTGGCGCCGTTCTCGCGTTCGGTGTCGCGGGGTGTCTCGGGAACGACGAGGACGAGTCCGGGCTCGGAAACCCGGAACCGTACGTCGAAGTCCGGGCGACGAGTGAGGGAGGCGACCGGTTCGATCCCGCGATCGTCCACCTCGTCCGAGGGGGGACCGTCGAGTGGATCGCCGACGAGGACGGTCACGACGTCGTCGCGTACCACCCGGACACGCACGGTTCGCGATCTCGAATGCCCGCCGGGACGGAGCCGTGGGCGAGCGGCCCGCTCCAGGAGGGCGAGTCGTTCGACCACGAGTTCGAGACCGAAGGGGTCTACGACTACGCCTGTACGCGCCACGAGGACTCGGGGATGACCGGAACGGTCGTCGTCGCCTGGCCGGAACCCGAGGGTCAATCTGCCCTCGAACCGCCGGAAGGGGAGTACCCGGACGCTGCGGCCGACTCGATCGACCGCCGGAGACGACGGGTCCGCGAGTTCCTCGAGGAGGAACACGGACGGGAGTGAGAGCCGTCGTCACGAACCGGTCGGTCCCCGCTCCGTTCGATCGGATCACTCGCGCGGCTCGTCGGGGTCGAAGCCGTACCACGTCGCGACCCGCGAGATCGCGTGTTCGTGGGCGTACCAGAGGACGGCGACGGCGACGACGATAATCACGGCGTCCTCGATTCCGCCCATCAGCCCGAGCCCGACGATCAGCGTGGTCGCACACGCCGCCGGGTGGTTCGTCTTCGTCACCAGCATCGTGGCCGTCGTGAGCATCATCGCGACCGTCGCGCTCGCCGAGAGGTAGACGAGTTCCATCGTGAACGCGGGGTCCGGCCGGGCGAAGACGACGTACGCACTGACGTCGTTCGCGAACAGTTCGTAGGCGAGCAACCCCGAAACCACCGCGACAGCGTGGCCACCGATGACGTGATACGGCCCCTCCTCGCGGGGCTGCTCGCCGGTCGCGAGCAGGTACGCCGACGGCCCCAGACTCGGGAAGAGAAACGGTCTCCCCGTGACGAGCGTGATGAGTCCCAGCACGGCGAAGTGGAAGAAGGTGTTCAGCGTCGCGCTGTACTCGTCTCGCAGGTCGAGCTCAAACCCGGCCATACCGGTTCCCTCCGACGGTCGATCCCGGGTCGACAATCGACCGGACGATTCGGCCGGCGGATCCCGACCCGAGCACACCTGCGGCCGTCATCGACCGTCCCTGTGGGCTACAGCGACAAGTGTCGTCCCCCTGCACAGTCCCTTCGATCGCCGGCCCGGCCGTCGATATCGTATTTGAGCGGTAGGACAGACGAACCAGCTCAGAACAGCGTCCGCTGGCAGGTCCCACAGAGCGTCTGCTCTTTGATATCGACCTCGCGAACGGTCGGCGAGAAGTTCATCACACAGCGCTTGTTGTCGCAGTGTTCGAGCCCGAGGGTGTGGCCGATCTCGTGGACGACCTCCTTTCTGACCCGGTCGCCGAACACCTCGCGGGCGCTCTTCTGTGAGAAGCCGCCGTCGCTCGCCGTCTGGAGCCGATACGTCGAGATGACGCTACCCTTCCCGTCCAGGTAGGCCAGCCCGAAGACGTAGTTCCGGCGGCGGTAGTAGAGGTCCTTCGCGGTGATGCCGATGTTCTTCTCGCCGGCGCCGACGCGGCTGACGAGCTCGATGAACTCCTCCGCGCGGTGTTGATCGCGGTTCCTGTCGTAGGACCCGTCCGGGATCGGCTGCTCGCTCGCGACGGTCACCTCGCAGTCGTAGACCGACCGGAGCCCCGAGGAGGCTTCGCGTTTGACCTCGGCGGGGAGCTCGCCAACCGGCACGATGTCGACGTGCATGGAAACTCGTATGGGGGCCGCTGTCATAAATACGTCGTGCAAGACGCGACCCGATACGCGCTCTGCGACGCGCTCTCGGCGTACGACCCGCTCGTCGAGGTCGGGATCGGCCGCCGCCCCGGGGTCGCCGCCGCGCTCGCCGGGCGGGGCCACGCCGTCACCGCGACCGACGTCGTGGAGCGAGCGGTCCCCGAGGGCGTCCGGTTCGTCCGCGACGACGTGACCGAACCCAGGACCGAGATCTACGCCGACGCGGCGGCGCTCTACGCGCTCAACGCTCCCCCCGAACTCCACCGCCCGATCCGTGACCTCGCCCGGGAGGTAGGTGCAGCCTTTCGCTTCACCACGCTCGGAACCGACCCGCCGACGGTGCCAGCCGAGACGCGGACGCTCCCCGAGGAGACGCTCTATCTCGCGACCGAGGGACCGGGATAATCGACAGCGATTTACACGAACTCCTCCATTCGCCGTCCATGAACGCAGACGCGGTCGTTCTCGACATCGACGGGGTGCTCGTGGACGTCGCCGACTCCTACCGCCGGGCGATCGTCGAGTCGGTCGCGACGTGCTACGGGGAGACGATCGAGCGATCGTCGATCCAGCGGTTCAAGGACGCGGGCGGGTTCAACAACGACTGGGTGCTCACCGAGGCGGTGGCGCTGTTCGTCCTCGCACGCGAGGAGGGGTATCCGGGGGACGTGGACGGGTTCACCGCACGGGTCGCAGAGCGCGGCGGCGGGCTCTCAGGTGCGCGCACGGTCGTCCGCGACGCGCTTACCGAGACGGACGCCGATCGCATCGAGACGCGGCTTGACCCGGCAGAACTCAGAACGGTCTTCCAGTGGCTCTACCTCGGTAGCGACCTCTACGCCGAACTCGAAGGGGGGGACCCGCCCGAGGCCGGTCCCGAGCGCTCTCCGGGGTTCATCCACGACGAACCGGTGATCGTCACCCCGGAGACGATCGAGACGCTCACCGAACGCTACCCCGTGGGGGTCGTGACCGGTCGCCCCCGTGCGGAGGCCGAGATCGCGCTCGAGCGGGTCGGCCTCGACATCCCTCCGGAGCACCGGTTCACGATGGACGACTGGGAGGAGGGGAAGCCCCACCCGAGGGCCCTGCTGACGCTCGGAGAGCGGTTCGAGGCCGCCTCGGTTCCGTTCGTCGGCGATATCCTCGACGACGTGCGGACGGCGGTGAACGCCGACCGGGAGGACTCCCTGCGGAGCTACCACGGGATCGGCGTGCTCACCGGTGGGCTCACGGGGGCGGAAGGGAGGCGGAAGTTCGAGGCCGCCGGCGCGAGCGCGGTGTTGGAGTCGGTGAACGACCTCCCCGACCTGCTCGACCGATCTCCGAGTAGCCGCTCTCGGAAGGCTTAGGGCGGGCGAGTCTCACCCTGGGGTATGCGACTCGCACTCCTCGGAGGCACCGGCGATATCGGCGAGGGACTGGCGCTGCGGTGGGCACGCGACACCGACCACGAGGTGCTCGTCGGCTCGCGCGACCCGGACCGTGCCAGAGACCGCGTCGAGGAGTACAAGGAGATCCTCGCCGAGGACGGTGCCGAAGGGACGATCAA
This region of Halalkalicoccus sp. CGA53 genomic DNA includes:
- a CDS encoding UPF0146 family protein, whose protein sequence is MQDATRYALCDALSAYDPLVEVGIGRRPGVAAALAGRGHAVTATDVVERAVPEGVRFVRDDVTEPRTEIYADAAALYALNAPPELHRPIRDLAREVGAAFRFTTLGTDPPTVPAETRTLPEETLYLATEGPG
- a CDS encoding DUF502 domain-containing protein — encoded protein: MTDDEGREREPDGDGSGLRETLEGWFVTGAVLFIPLVVTLIVLQFALDFISSVLVPVVRVVNYLLPFSVPNPVIELGSVLAFLLVLLVTGAIARGTADHVSKEWFDGLIESIPLLGAVYRGFRQMSEILLSDDSDSFEEVKLIEVPHEETYRLGFLTAETPPEIEEAAGHEEMCTVFLPNPPNPSGGSLLFVPTDRVLDVDMTVEEGLQTIVTTGVATAPEE
- a CDS encoding cupredoxin domain-containing protein yields the protein MSEPRVSRRTVLASGGAVLAFGVAGCLGNDEDESGLGNPEPYVEVRATSEGGDRFDPAIVHLVRGGTVEWIADEDGHDVVAYHPDTHGSRSRMPAGTEPWASGPLQEGESFDHEFETEGVYDYACTRHEDSGMTGTVVVAWPEPEGQSALEPPEGEYPDAAADSIDRRRRRVREFLEEEHGRE
- a CDS encoding HPP family protein — protein: MAGFELDLRDEYSATLNTFFHFAVLGLITLVTGRPFLFPSLGPSAYLLATGEQPREEGPYHVIGGHAVAVVSGLLAYELFANDVSAYVVFARPDPAFTMELVYLSASATVAMMLTTATMLVTKTNHPAACATTLIVGLGLMGGIEDAVIIVVAVAVLWYAHEHAISRVATWYGFDPDEPRE
- a CDS encoding TIGR01548 family HAD-type hydrolase, translated to MNADAVVLDIDGVLVDVADSYRRAIVESVATCYGETIERSSIQRFKDAGGFNNDWVLTEAVALFVLAREEGYPGDVDGFTARVAERGGGLSGARTVVRDALTETDADRIETRLDPAELRTVFQWLYLGSDLYAELEGGDPPEAGPERSPGFIHDEPVIVTPETIETLTERYPVGVVTGRPRAEAEIALERVGLDIPPEHRFTMDDWEEGKPHPRALLTLGERFEAASVPFVGDILDDVRTAVNADREDSLRSYHGIGVLTGGLTGAEGRRKFEAAGASAVLESVNDLPDLLDRSPSSRSRKA
- a CDS encoding archaemetzincin family Zn-dependent metalloprotease, with amino-acid sequence MHVDIVPVGELPAEVKREASSGLRSVYDCEVTVASEQPIPDGSYDRNRDQHRAEEFIELVSRVGAGEKNIGITAKDLYYRRRNYVFGLAYLDGKGSVISTYRLQTASDGGFSQKSAREVFGDRVRKEVVHEIGHTLGLEHCDNKRCVMNFSPTVREVDIKEQTLCGTCQRTLF
- a CDS encoding PQQ-dependent sugar dehydrogenase, whose amino-acid sequence is MHPSRTRRGLLLGLGASSVALSGCLDGVPSANVPGDDAGDDASFDVLVRNLEIPWDVTAVSTGELFLTERTGRVLRLDGDELSALAEPDDAIDAEALDPGAEDAPWWVEGGEGGTLGVAADPRYPEPAFVYVYYTSEEGVNRVVRFDVDAEDVEGSREVIVDGIPAETTHNGGRIAFGPDDRLWICTGDAERLDETRDPASLAGKVLRVTAEGGPAEGNPDLGSGADPRVYTLGHRNPQGIDWLPDGTPVIAEHGPGARDEVNVLIPGGDYGWPDARGPPGDEQEGPYDEFEGVVPPLVNTGPRTTWAPSGLCYYGESAIPEWEGKLLVAGLRSQRLNVVAVAESDDPPEIEGEDATRYDEEWYYEGYTAASYSALAGALGRIRHVEAGPEGELYAITSNRDGRTDEDDPFPTDRDDVLVRLTGE